From Methanococcus maripaludis, the proteins below share one genomic window:
- the rfaE2 gene encoding D-glycero-beta-D-manno-heptose 1-phosphate adenylyltransferase translates to MIISNKDLLQDLIKDLRKNNLKIVFTNGCFDILHKGHVKYLSEAKKFGDILIVGINSDLSIKKIKGSSRPVIPLESRIEVLNSIKPVDFVISFDEETPLNLISLIKPDVHVKGGDYTIESLPESKIILEYGGKIKIINLVDGFSTTNIVSSILKGV, encoded by the coding sequence GTGATTATATCAAATAAAGATTTATTGCAGGATTTAATTAAAGATCTAAGAAAAAATAACTTAAAAATAGTATTTACCAATGGATGTTTTGACATACTCCATAAAGGCCACGTTAAATATCTTTCAGAAGCTAAAAAATTTGGAGACATTTTAATCGTTGGTATAAACTCAGATTTGTCGATTAAAAAAATAAAAGGATCATCAAGACCGGTTATCCCACTTGAATCCAGAATCGAAGTATTGAATTCAATTAAACCTGTTGATTTTGTAATTTCATTTGATGAAGAAACCCCGCTCAATCTTATATCACTAATTAAACCAGATGTTCATGTAAAGGGAGGGGACTATACGATAGAAAGTCTTCCTGAATCAAAAATAATTTTAGAATATGGTGGAAAAATAAAAATTATAAATTTAGTAGATGGTTTTTCCACCACAAATATTGTATCTTCCATTTTAAAAGGTGTTTAA
- the gmhA gene encoding D-sedoheptulose 7-phosphate isomerase gives MKTYFEESSKVKLDFISKNEHKLIDAINIIVNALKNGNKILICGNGGSAADSQHFAAEIVGRYKLKRKGYPAIALSTDTSILTAIGNDYGFEKIFERQVEALGTVGDILIGISTSGNSENVINAVNLAKNKGLYTIGLLGKDGGKLNNLVDIPLIVPSNNTPRVQECHLTIYHVICEEVEKKLM, from the coding sequence ATGAAAACATATTTTGAAGAAAGTTCAAAAGTAAAATTAGACTTTATATCAAAAAATGAACATAAATTAATTGATGCCATAAATATAATTGTAAATGCATTAAAAAATGGAAATAAAATATTAATTTGTGGCAATGGGGGAAGTGCTGCAGATTCACAACATTTTGCTGCCGAAATTGTTGGAAGATACAAATTAAAACGAAAAGGATATCCTGCAATTGCATTAAGTACTGATACTTCCATATTAACTGCCATTGGAAATGATTACGGATTTGAAAAAATATTTGAACGTCAGGTTGAAGCATTAGGCACTGTTGGCGATATATTAATTGGAATTTCGACCAGTGGAAATTCAGAAAATGTGATAAATGCAGTAAACCTTGCTAAAAATAAAGGATTATACACGATTGGACTTTTGGGAAAAGACGGCGGAAAACTAAATAATTTAGTTGATATACCATTAATAGTTCCTTCGAATAATACTCCAAGAGTTCAGGAGTGTCATTTAACTATTTATCATGTTATTTGCGAAGAAGTTGAAAAAAAATTGATGTGA
- the glmM gene encoding phosphoglucosamine mutase, whose amino-acid sequence MKLFGTSGIRMKNLDPLIAYKVGFAISKNFKKAVIGRDTRTTGNLIESAITAGLLNGGCDVTTIGMVPTPVLGYSAKDYDLGIMITASHNPPEYNGIKLFNKNGTAFDLMQEKKLEDIINNDDFNEGTWDNIGCILEDKTAVKKYSEYILQSLNINTNFNVVVDCANAAGCVVSPTIFTEAGCKVISVNSHCDGRFVGRMPEPNETNLKETVDIIKGLNSNGRNYIGIAHDGDADRMIAIDELGRVTDFDKLLAAFCKYLVQKTGADKIVTTVDASMAIEEYLNEFGAKVIRTKIGDVAVAEELEKTGAIFGGEPSGTWIHRDIHLTPDGILSGLRVLEMMEFYGKKLHEIIDEVPSYYNMREKISCQDNLKQEVMDYISKEGEKIFETKPETLDGVRFSFEKGWILIRPSGTESYVRVRVEAKEKDFAEKLMKTGISMVKTGISGN is encoded by the coding sequence TTGAAACTTTTTGGGACTTCTGGGATTCGAATGAAAAATTTAGATCCTTTAATTGCATACAAGGTTGGTTTTGCAATTTCAAAGAATTTTAAAAAGGCAGTTATTGGAAGAGATACTAGAACTACTGGAAACTTAATTGAAAGTGCGATCACGGCAGGACTTCTTAATGGGGGCTGTGACGTAACTACGATTGGCATGGTTCCAACTCCAGTTTTAGGTTATTCTGCAAAAGACTATGATTTGGGAATTATGATTACTGCATCTCACAATCCACCTGAATACAACGGGATAAAGTTGTTTAATAAAAATGGAACTGCATTTGATCTTATGCAGGAAAAAAAACTTGAAGATATAATTAACAATGACGATTTTAATGAAGGTACCTGGGATAATATTGGCTGTATATTGGAAGACAAAACCGCAGTTAAAAAGTATTCTGAGTATATTTTACAAAGTTTGAATATAAATACGAATTTTAATGTTGTAGTTGATTGTGCAAACGCAGCAGGATGTGTGGTTTCTCCAACCATATTTACTGAAGCAGGTTGCAAAGTAATTTCTGTAAATTCGCACTGTGATGGAAGATTTGTTGGAAGAATGCCTGAGCCAAATGAAACAAACTTGAAAGAAACCGTAGATATTATAAAAGGCTTAAATTCAAACGGTAGGAATTATATTGGGATTGCACATGATGGTGATGCTGACAGGATGATTGCAATTGATGAACTTGGAAGAGTTACCGATTTTGATAAACTTTTAGCGGCATTTTGTAAATATCTGGTTCAAAAAACAGGTGCTGATAAAATTGTGACAACTGTTGATGCTTCAATGGCAATTGAGGAATATTTAAACGAATTTGGGGCCAAAGTAATAAGGACAAAGATTGGAGATGTTGCAGTAGCTGAAGAACTTGAAAAAACAGGTGCTATTTTTGGAGGGGAACCTTCTGGAACGTGGATACATCGCGATATTCATTTAACGCCTGATGGAATTCTTTCGGGACTTAGGGTTTTAGAAATGATGGAATTTTACGGCAAAAAATTGCATGAAATTATTGATGAAGTTCCGTCATACTATAATATGCGTGAAAAAATATCGTGCCAAGATAATTTAAAACAGGAAGTAATGGATTACATTTCAAAAGAAGGCGAAAAAATATTTGAAACGAAACCTGAAACTCTTGATGGGGTTAGATTTTCATTTGAAAAGGGCTGGATATTAATACGACCTTCAGGAACTGAAAGCTACGTTAGAGTTAGGGTTGAAGCAAAAGAAAAAGATTTTGCAGAAAAATTAATGAAAACAGGAATTTCAATGGTAAAAACAGGAATTTCTGGAAATTAG
- the glmU gene encoding bifunctional sugar-1-phosphate nucleotidylyltransferase/acetyltransferase yields the protein MDAIILCAGKGTRLHPITESRPKPMIPIAGKPILEHIIEKIENHVEKIYLIVGYQKEKIIEYFKDNPKIEYILQEKQLGTGHAVLTAKNFIKNDFLVLNGDVIFEDSIDEILTYENAVSLSKVDNPENFGVIELGYDNKVINLLEKPKKEEITSNLINAGIYKLQNSVFGILENLVPSERGEIELTDALKTLVENGKLHGVELKGYWNDIGHPWDVLSANNHFLNKIISKVSGKIEDNVSITGNVMIEEGAVIKSNSVIEGPVIIKSGSIVGPLAYIRPNTVLMNNTFVGNSSEIKGSIIFENTKIPHLSYVGDSIIGANCNFGCNTITANLRFDDKPVIVNIKGKPVKSVRKLGAIIGDCVKTGIQVSFMPGVKIGSNSLIGANCLIDRDIDQDSFVYKKDELVITKKRN from the coding sequence ATGGATGCAATAATATTATGTGCTGGAAAAGGAACTAGGTTACATCCAATAACGGAATCACGCCCAAAACCAATGATTCCAATTGCTGGAAAGCCTATATTGGAACACATTATTGAAAAAATCGAAAACCACGTTGAAAAAATATATCTGATTGTAGGGTATCAAAAAGAAAAAATTATTGAATATTTCAAAGATAACCCAAAAATTGAATATATTTTACAGGAAAAACAGCTTGGAACCGGGCACGCGGTTTTAACTGCTAAAAATTTCATAAAAAACGATTTTTTAGTTTTAAATGGGGATGTAATTTTCGAAGATTCAATCGATGAAATTTTAACTTATGAAAATGCAGTTAGCTTGTCAAAAGTAGACAATCCTGAAAATTTTGGTGTAATCGAACTTGGGTATGATAACAAAGTAATAAATTTACTCGAAAAACCAAAAAAAGAAGAAATAACTTCAAATCTCATTAACGCAGGAATTTATAAACTTCAAAATAGCGTATTTGGAATTTTAGAAAATCTTGTTCCCTCAGAACGTGGGGAAATCGAGCTGACTGACGCTTTGAAGACGTTGGTTGAAAACGGAAAACTTCACGGTGTTGAGTTAAAAGGTTACTGGAACGATATCGGTCATCCCTGGGATGTTTTAAGTGCAAACAATCACTTTTTAAATAAAATAATCTCAAAAGTTTCTGGAAAAATCGAAGATAATGTATCGATTACAGGAAACGTTATGATTGAAGAAGGGGCAGTAATAAAATCAAATTCTGTAATTGAAGGGCCTGTAATTATAAAATCAGGTTCAATTGTTGGGCCTTTAGCATATATACGTCCAAATACTGTTTTGATGAATAATACGTTTGTTGGAAATTCTTCTGAAATTAAGGGAAGCATTATATTTGAAAACACGAAAATCCCGCATCTTTCTTACGTTGGGGACAGTATAATTGGTGCAAACTGTAATTTCGGCTGCAACACGATAACCGCGAATTTGAGATTTGACGATAAACCCGTAATTGTAAATATCAAAGGAAAACCCGTAAAAAGTGTCAGAAAACTTGGAGCAATAATTGGAGATTGCGTAAAAACCGGAATTCAGGTTTCGTTCATGCCTGGTGTTAAAATTGGCAGCAACTCATTAATTGGCGCAAATTGTCTAATTGATCGAGATATTGATCAGGATAGTTTTGTTTATAAAAAGGACGAACTTGTAATTACTAAAAAGAGGAATTAA